Sequence from the Deltaproteobacteria bacterium PRO3 genome:
CCTCACCAATGCCGCCGGCTCGATCCGCGAGCGCCTGCGCGTGGGGCGCTTGGCCAGGATCCGCGACCACCTCAATTTCACCGGCGGCAATCCGCTGCGCGGGCCCAACCTCGATTTTCTCGGCACCCGATTTCCCGCCATGGACGCGGCCTATGAAAACGCCTTTTCCGCGCGGGTGGATCGACTGGCGCGCGGACTGAAAATTCCCCTGCCGAAGGCCGTCTACGTCGGCATCGCGGGTCCCAGCTACGAGACCGACGCGGAAATCCGCGCCTTCCGCATCCTCGGCGGGGATCTCATCGGCATGTCCACCGTCTACGAGGCCATCGCCGCCGCCCACGCCGGCCTGCAGGTCGCGGCGCTTTCCGCCGTGACCAACTCCTGCCTGAGGCGCAAGCAGGCCCTCAACCACGAGGAGGTCCTGCACAATGCCCAGCGGGTCGACGGGCAGCTCTCCGCGCTGCTCCGCGGCCTGTTGGAGAAGGGGGTCGCGTGAGCCCGCGACGGCTCATCCTGGGGACGCGCGGCTCGCCCTTGGCGCTGGCCCAGTCCCGGCGCTTCGCCGAGGAGCTCAAGGCCGCGCACCCCGGCCTCGAGGTCGATTTCCAGACCATCACCACCTCGGGCGACCGCATCCAAAACCGCTTCCTGGCCGAGGTCGGCGGCAAGGGCCTCTTCGTGAAGGAGATCGAGGACGCCCTTGGCATAGGCGGCATCGACCTCGCGGTACACAGCCTCAAGGATATGCCTGCGGTCTTGCCGGAGGGGCTGGAGATCGCCTGCTACCCGCGGCGCAAGAGCCCGCGGGACGTCATGATCGCGCGGGAGGGATCGGATTGGCCGGCGCTGCCGCCGGGCGCCAAGGTGGGCACCAGCAGCCTGCGGCGGCGCCTGCAGCTGGGCCGCCTGCGTCCGGACCTGAATTTCGAGCTGCTGCGCGGCAACATCGACACGCGGCTGCGCAAGCTGGAGGCGGGCGATTACGACGCCATCGTCCTCGCCCGGGCCGGCATGGAGCGCCTGGGACTGGACGTCGCCCGCGCGGTGGACCTGCCGATCGTCCCGGCGCCGGGGCAGGGCACCCTCGCGATCGAGATCCGCTCGGCGGATCGGGAGCTTCGCGAGCTGCTCGCGGCCCTTCACGACATCGAGACCGAGCGGGTCTCGATGGCCGAGCGCCGCGTGATGCGCGAGCTGGGCGGGAGCTGCAACCTGCCCTTGGGGGTCTTCGGCGAGATCGCCGGCGGCGCCTTGAGGCTTCAGGCCTTTTTGGCGAGCCCGGACGGGGCGAAATATATCGAGGTGGAAAGCGAGGGATCCGCCGAAGCGCCGCTCGAGGCGGCCGACCTTTTGGTGGAGGAGATTTGGCGCCGGGGCGGGCGGGATATTTTGGCGGCGATCGGATAAGGGCGAAATTATGTTCGCTCCGACATTGGAGTATGGCACTTAAAACCAAGCCGAAAAATAAACCC
This genomic interval carries:
- a CDS encoding purine-nucleoside phosphorylase, with the translated sequence MALMTAPFDPKTYRRSLDEAAAALRKHFGPPPDFAVVFGSGLGRSFREAFPRVKARPFSDIPHLLPPHVAGHSGQIYRVSGKTKGAVSALILHGRIHYYEGFAPEQVVFPVRALARWGLKRLVLTNAAGSIRERLRVGRLARIRDHLNFTGGNPLRGPNLDFLGTRFPAMDAAYENAFSARVDRLARGLKIPLPKAVYVGIAGPSYETDAEIRAFRILGGDLIGMSTVYEAIAAAHAGLQVAALSAVTNSCLRRKQALNHEEVLHNAQRVDGQLSALLRGLLEKGVA
- the hemC gene encoding hydroxymethylbilane synthase — protein: MPEAQAGPQPRGGPAQCPAGRRAALRAAPRPVGEGGRVSPRRLILGTRGSPLALAQSRRFAEELKAAHPGLEVDFQTITTSGDRIQNRFLAEVGGKGLFVKEIEDALGIGGIDLAVHSLKDMPAVLPEGLEIACYPRRKSPRDVMIAREGSDWPALPPGAKVGTSSLRRRLQLGRLRPDLNFELLRGNIDTRLRKLEAGDYDAIVLARAGMERLGLDVARAVDLPIVPAPGQGTLAIEIRSADRELRELLAALHDIETERVSMAERRVMRELGGSCNLPLGVFGEIAGGALRLQAFLASPDGAKYIEVESEGSAEAPLEAADLLVEEIWRRGGRDILAAIG